A stretch of the Kroppenstedtia eburnea genome encodes the following:
- a CDS encoding CBS domain-containing protein: MFIRNCMTPRSQLTTVPVDATIQETLDLLEEQGLESAPVVDGQGRLAGVTGYKSIFQSLLHQKGWESSFRTQPITPAVEPIQSLHLDSDFEETLPLVIRHPFVPIVDKKDSTLAGIVKISDIESAMAIAMGYGVKGIRILLGVVTDSPYTLEHLLEALKPYQVNIISVTTFDAGEAAARRILLKLAPTPKVKAIREKLNRRGFRTLSVKQT, from the coding sequence ATGTTCATCCGCAATTGCATGACACCCCGTTCCCAATTGACGACCGTCCCGGTGGACGCCACCATTCAGGAAACATTGGATCTGTTGGAAGAGCAGGGATTGGAATCCGCTCCGGTGGTGGATGGTCAGGGACGCCTGGCGGGAGTCACCGGGTACAAAAGCATTTTCCAATCTCTGTTGCATCAGAAGGGATGGGAGTCCTCGTTCCGCACCCAACCGATTACTCCGGCGGTGGAGCCGATTCAATCACTCCACCTGGACAGCGACTTTGAAGAGACACTGCCACTGGTGATCCGCCATCCATTTGTCCCCATCGTGGATAAAAAGGATTCCACCTTGGCAGGCATTGTAAAAATCAGCGATATTGAATCAGCCATGGCCATCGCCATGGGGTATGGTGTCAAAGGCATCCGGATCTTGCTCGGGGTCGTGACTGACTCCCCCTATACACTGGAACACCTGTTGGAGGCTTTGAAGCCTTACCAGGTGAATATTATTTCCGTGACGACTTTTGATGCGGGAGAAGCCGCAGCGCGGCGAATCCTGTTAAAACTCGCACCCACACCGAAGGTGAAAGCGATCCGTGAAAAGCTGAACCGACGGGGTTTCCGGACGCTCAGTGTTAAACAGACCTGA
- a CDS encoding EYxxD motif small membrane protein — protein MEQLWALNDKWNDYSFVILTAVGSLVVLGLVINMFRRRNRNR, from the coding sequence TTGGAACAGTTGTGGGCTCTTAACGACAAATGGAACGATTACTCCTTTGTCATCCTGACCGCGGTGGGTTCCTTGGTGGTATTGGGACTGGTGATCAATATGTTCCGCCGCCGAAACAGAAACCGGTAA
- a CDS encoding YgaP family membrane protein, whose protein sequence is MQKNVGTWDALMRITCGLTGLAWSVSRLVQRPAGLMPLMVAGLSAMKVAEGITRFCPMLFTMGISTRNTGPRHMNTLDRQEG, encoded by the coding sequence ATGCAAAAAAATGTGGGAACATGGGATGCACTGATGAGAATCACCTGCGGTTTGACCGGGCTCGCCTGGAGTGTCTCCCGGCTGGTCCAACGCCCTGCCGGCCTGATGCCGCTGATGGTGGCCGGATTGTCAGCCATGAAAGTGGCGGAGGGAATCACCCGCTTTTGTCCCATGTTGTTCACCATGGGAATCTCCACACGGAATACCGGACCGCGGCACATGAACACTCTGGATCGACAGGAGGGGTAA
- a CDS encoding adenine deaminase C-terminal domain-containing protein: MTNRIRRQDLERLIQTATGKLLPTRVLMGGRVLNVFTGELELADVALCGERIAYVGDLKNGGLQLPDSRRIIDVTDKVLVPGYIEPHAHPFQLYHPVTLAAEVLKGGTTTLINDNLFFFTRMDPDHWSRLLEELDRLPVKMLWWARLDAQAHLSEESRFLFGGDRVSGELKRPSVVQAGELTDWTPLLEGEESRTRWVGEVRERGIRVEGHAPGASFRTLSRLAAAGVTGDHESISAGEVLDRLRLGYMTTLRHSSLRPDLPKLIKGLLQWKGEIPWHRLMLTTDGPTPPYLGRGFVDYALKTAMEAGCPPVRAYQMVTLNPAGYYRLDEHLGAIAPGRIADINILSSLEEPVPELVVADGEPVADRRSLLCSFPEVDWAGYPTLNRRWRGWVRPEHLNELPRARGGKIPVLRLLNPVITKLEWRESPEGTRPNLPLDGEDLLVALADRDGKWITKALVRGFGRNIDGLVSTYNGSEDLLLVGRNPAAMARAANRALEQGGAITWVQNGEEVYNLPLPLAGKTSLLPLSELIPRTEEFLRRMKEHEHPFHDPVYTFLFLSSTHLPQVRLTADGLMQIKEKKVLVPAERLN, from the coding sequence TTGACCAACCGGATTCGGCGGCAGGATTTGGAGAGACTGATCCAAACCGCGACAGGAAAGTTGTTGCCCACCCGTGTGCTTATGGGGGGCAGGGTGCTCAATGTGTTCACGGGAGAGCTGGAGCTTGCCGATGTGGCCCTTTGCGGCGAGCGGATCGCCTATGTGGGGGATCTGAAGAACGGAGGGCTTCAACTGCCGGATTCCCGCAGGATCATCGATGTCACTGACAAGGTGTTGGTGCCCGGCTACATAGAACCTCACGCCCACCCGTTTCAGTTGTACCATCCGGTCACTTTGGCTGCAGAGGTCCTCAAGGGGGGGACCACCACCCTGATCAACGACAACCTGTTCTTTTTCACCCGTATGGACCCGGATCATTGGAGCCGGTTATTGGAGGAGCTGGATCGCCTCCCGGTCAAGATGTTGTGGTGGGCACGGTTGGATGCCCAGGCCCACCTGAGTGAGGAATCCCGGTTTTTGTTTGGCGGTGACCGGGTGTCCGGGGAACTGAAGCGTCCTTCTGTGGTGCAGGCCGGTGAGTTGACCGACTGGACCCCTTTGTTGGAGGGGGAAGAAAGTCGGACCCGCTGGGTGGGTGAAGTGAGGGAACGGGGAATCCGGGTGGAAGGACATGCTCCCGGGGCTTCCTTTCGCACCCTGTCCCGACTGGCGGCGGCGGGGGTGACCGGAGATCATGAGAGTATCTCGGCGGGGGAGGTGCTGGACCGTCTGCGATTGGGCTATATGACGACACTCCGGCACAGCTCCTTGCGTCCGGATCTTCCAAAACTGATCAAGGGATTGCTCCAATGGAAGGGAGAGATTCCCTGGCATCGGCTGATGTTGACGACGGATGGTCCCACGCCTCCCTATCTTGGCCGAGGGTTTGTCGATTATGCCTTGAAAACAGCGATGGAAGCCGGTTGCCCGCCTGTTCGGGCTTATCAGATGGTCACCCTGAACCCGGCGGGTTACTATCGTCTGGATGAGCATCTGGGAGCCATTGCGCCGGGGCGGATCGCCGACATCAACATCCTCTCTTCCCTGGAGGAACCGGTGCCGGAGCTGGTGGTGGCCGACGGGGAACCTGTGGCGGACAGAAGGTCTCTCCTCTGCTCCTTCCCCGAAGTCGACTGGGCCGGATATCCCACTCTCAACCGGCGATGGAGAGGGTGGGTCCGTCCTGAACACCTGAATGAACTCCCCCGGGCCAGGGGAGGGAAGATTCCCGTTCTCCGGTTGCTCAATCCGGTGATCACCAAGCTGGAGTGGAGAGAGTCCCCGGAGGGGACCCGGCCGAATCTTCCCTTGGATGGGGAGGATTTGTTGGTTGCTCTGGCTGACCGGGACGGGAAGTGGATCACCAAAGCGCTGGTGCGGGGATTCGGCCGCAATATTGACGGATTGGTCAGCACTTACAACGGATCCGAAGACTTGTTGCTGGTTGGAAGAAACCCGGCAGCGATGGCCCGTGCCGCCAACCGCGCCCTGGAACAAGGGGGGGCAATCACTTGGGTGCAGAATGGGGAGGAAGTATACAATCTCCCGCTTCCGCTGGCGGGAAAAACGAGTCTGCTCCCCTTGAGTGAGCTGATCCCCCGGACGGAGGAATTCCTCCGGCGCATGAAAGAACACGAACATCCATTTCATGATCCGGTCTATACCTTTCTCTTTCTCTCTTCCACCCATTTACCCCAAGTCCGTCTGACAGCAGATGGTTTGATGCAGATCAAGGAAAAAAAGGTGTTGGTTCCTGCGGAGCGGTTGAATTGA
- a CDS encoding DUF4097 family beta strand repeat-containing protein, with amino-acid sequence MKQLGTGRLTAGIALAGIGLLLLLQSFWEIPASDWIRKGWPLALILLGVELLWHFTGGKEKTKLDGGMLSLAALVILGAILYTAIDPTDVFGNRHPAETSEMDETFTLPESVHTLAIDANITHLQIRGKDSGNRVAMYGFPPSRQSHPLKWKVEGGKALLRLHRGEGWNRWRSDGSLREVTLELPAGRDLEIKLTSGNLRVEKMDGSLQIDQTHGDLSLHQLAGSTVVNHTHGNLHFTSIRGDLTANNVNGNIQIDDASGRVEASTVNGNIHAKASALGGDWHLHTVLGNVGITLPPGTNAFVEGETTLGDKRGALFRHDRSGETPAFGFRKIQLETFLGDLEADSR; translated from the coding sequence GTGAAGCAATTGGGTACAGGCAGACTGACAGCCGGGATCGCCTTGGCCGGGATCGGCCTTCTCCTGCTCTTGCAATCCTTTTGGGAAATACCCGCCTCGGATTGGATCCGCAAAGGATGGCCCCTCGCATTGATCCTGCTGGGAGTGGAACTCCTGTGGCATTTCACCGGTGGAAAGGAGAAAACCAAACTGGACGGGGGCATGCTTTCCCTCGCGGCATTGGTGATCCTGGGAGCCATCCTCTACACTGCGATCGATCCCACCGATGTTTTCGGAAATCGCCATCCCGCTGAAACTTCTGAGATGGACGAAACCTTCACCCTGCCGGAATCCGTCCACACGCTGGCCATCGATGCAAACATCACCCATCTGCAGATCCGAGGGAAGGATTCCGGAAACCGGGTGGCTATGTACGGATTTCCTCCTTCCCGTCAATCACATCCACTGAAATGGAAGGTGGAGGGTGGAAAAGCCCTCCTCCGACTTCACCGGGGAGAAGGATGGAACCGGTGGAGGTCCGACGGCTCTCTGCGGGAAGTGACCCTGGAGCTCCCAGCGGGAAGAGATCTGGAGATCAAGTTGACCAGCGGTAATCTGAGAGTGGAAAAAATGGACGGTTCCCTTCAGATCGATCAGACTCACGGAGACCTCTCGCTTCATCAACTGGCTGGATCCACTGTCGTGAACCACACCCATGGGAATCTGCATTTCACTTCCATCCGGGGGGATCTGACAGCGAACAATGTGAACGGGAATATCCAAATCGATGATGCCAGCGGCAGAGTGGAAGCTTCCACCGTCAACGGAAACATCCATGCGAAGGCCTCTGCGCTCGGGGGCGACTGGCACCTTCACACGGTGTTGGGAAATGTGGGAATCACCTTGCCTCCGGGAACAAATGCCTTCGTGGAAGGAGAGACCACCCTGGGAGACAAAAGGGGGGCGCTCTTCCGTCACGATCGATCCGGGGAGACGCCTGCATTTGGATTCCGGAAGATTCAGCTGGAGACATTTCTCGGGGATCTGGAAGCCGATTCCCGGTAA
- a CDS encoding DUF3048 domain-containing protein, whose product MRYRVWMGIGVILWMVAGCSLPGVLPSDKETGGEETQGVNPLTGEVMEQRGAGLPWMVMVNNHAQARPQSGLDRADLVAEVLAEGEITRFAAFYYGAREGVVGPVRSVRPYFLDLARGPQAVVTHAGGSPKALDRIRKEGLSSLDGIHGDSHWFRRVNFRPPPHNLYTDLEQLWKGSAQKGYGESSVESPYIFSRKEPGEGRAASRIDLRYHRLYRVGYRYDPETGRYVRYTQGEKQVDRETETPLVMDNVLVIRAPHRVIDSSGRREVGITDGGEGVLFRGGKAWPLRWEYRQGWILPLIDGKPAPLAPGKTWINVLPVDGGLKYGK is encoded by the coding sequence ATGCGATACAGGGTCTGGATGGGGATCGGGGTCATTTTATGGATGGTGGCCGGCTGTTCACTGCCGGGAGTTCTCCCCTCCGACAAAGAGACCGGCGGCGAGGAGACCCAGGGGGTCAATCCGTTGACGGGAGAAGTGATGGAACAGAGGGGAGCGGGTCTCCCATGGATGGTGATGGTGAATAACCATGCTCAGGCGAGGCCCCAGTCGGGACTGGACCGGGCGGATCTGGTGGCAGAGGTTTTGGCTGAGGGCGAGATCACCCGCTTCGCCGCTTTTTACTACGGGGCGAGGGAAGGGGTGGTTGGCCCGGTCCGGAGTGTCCGGCCTTACTTTCTCGACCTGGCCCGGGGACCACAAGCTGTGGTGACTCATGCCGGCGGATCTCCCAAGGCATTGGATCGGATACGGAAGGAGGGGCTATCCAGTCTGGACGGCATTCACGGAGACAGCCATTGGTTCCGTCGCGTAAACTTTCGCCCACCTCCCCACAATCTGTACACAGATCTCGAGCAGTTGTGGAAAGGGTCCGCACAAAAGGGGTATGGTGAAAGCAGTGTTGAAAGCCCTTACATTTTCAGTCGCAAAGAGCCTGGTGAGGGGAGAGCTGCATCCCGCATCGATTTGAGATATCATCGACTGTACCGAGTGGGGTATCGGTATGATCCGGAAACCGGTCGCTATGTCCGCTATACACAAGGGGAAAAACAGGTGGATCGGGAGACGGAAACTCCTCTCGTCATGGACAATGTGTTGGTGATCCGTGCACCCCACCGGGTGATCGACTCCTCCGGCCGCAGAGAGGTGGGGATCACCGACGGGGGCGAAGGGGTGCTCTTCCGCGGTGGCAAGGCTTGGCCCTTGCGCTGGGAATACAGACAGGGCTGGATCCTTCCGCTTATAGACGGAAAGCCGGCACCGCTTGCCCCCGGGAAAACCTGGATCAATGTCCTGCCGGTGGACGGAGGGCTCAAGTACGGCAAATAG
- a CDS encoding YerC/YecD family TrpR-related protein: MQLDKLRQKEVDNLFAAILTLNSIEECYQFFDDLCTVGEIKSLAQRLEVARMLKEGFTYNRIEADTGASTATISRVKRCLHYGTDGYTLALDRLKEQQQQDEGAQK; the protein is encoded by the coding sequence ATGCAATTGGACAAACTGAGACAAAAAGAAGTGGACAATTTGTTTGCCGCAATATTGACGTTAAACAGCATTGAAGAGTGTTATCAGTTTTTTGACGACCTGTGTACGGTGGGCGAGATCAAATCCTTGGCCCAGCGGCTGGAAGTGGCCCGGATGTTGAAAGAAGGGTTCACTTACAACCGGATTGAGGCCGACACCGGTGCCAGCACCGCCACCATTTCCCGGGTCAAGCGTTGCCTTCACTATGGGACCGACGGCTATACCTTGGCTCTGGATCGACTGAAGGAGCAACAGCAACAAGATGAAGGTGCACAAAAATAA
- a CDS encoding cysteine hydrolase family protein: MKITAKTGLLLIDVQKAFDDPKWGPRNNLHAEANIGHLLSVWREKGLPVFHIRHLSRKIGSLFHPDADSCAFKPKAHPLKGEPIIEKYVNSAFIGTDLEERLRGDGIQSLVIAGLTTDHCVSTTTRMAGNLGFDSRLLSDATATFDREDLDGNRIPAAEVHRIHLASLHGEFTQVTDTRNLIAHL, from the coding sequence TTGAAAATCACTGCAAAGACTGGTTTGTTGTTGATCGATGTACAAAAAGCCTTTGATGATCCGAAGTGGGGCCCGCGGAACAACCTTCACGCAGAAGCGAACATCGGGCATTTGCTGTCGGTCTGGCGTGAAAAAGGGCTGCCGGTGTTCCATATCCGTCACCTTTCCCGGAAGATAGGTTCACTATTTCATCCCGATGCCGACAGTTGTGCCTTCAAACCGAAAGCTCATCCACTGAAAGGGGAGCCGATCATTGAGAAGTACGTCAACAGTGCCTTCATCGGGACGGATCTGGAAGAGAGGCTCAGAGGGGATGGGATTCAATCCCTGGTGATCGCCGGGCTGACCACGGATCATTGCGTCTCCACCACCACCCGGATGGCGGGGAATCTGGGCTTTGACTCCCGGCTCCTGTCTGATGCCACCGCCACTTTTGACCGGGAGGATCTTGACGGCAACCGGATCCCGGCAGCGGAAGTTCATCGCATCCATCTGGCCAGTCTCCACGGTGAGTTCACCCAGGTGACAGACACCCGCAATCTGATCGCTCATCTGTGA
- a CDS encoding TIGR01777 family oxidoreductase translates to MSRKVILPGGSGFLGQALAKDLVSRDYEVTVLTRGEEKTEEKVRYVRWDGRNLDDWVTELEGAEAIVNFTGRSVNCLYTRKNREEIMNSRLDSVRALHHALRQCQQPPKVFIQAGSLAIFGDTREECDEEAPHGEGFSVEVCQRWEEAFFAENHPQTRQVLLRIGFVLGRDGGALEPLSKLARYGLGGKIGSGEQYISWIHLEDLNAMIRYALDHPLEGIYNATGPAPVTNESFMAALRKAMGKGWAPPAPAPLVRLGAVLVMRADPGLALTGRNCIPKRFQEAGFHFRHTDLEETLRELV, encoded by the coding sequence ATGAGCCGGAAAGTGATTCTTCCCGGAGGGTCGGGGTTTTTGGGACAGGCCTTGGCCAAGGATCTGGTTTCCCGCGATTACGAAGTGACAGTGTTGACCCGGGGAGAGGAAAAGACGGAGGAAAAGGTCCGGTATGTGCGGTGGGACGGGAGGAACTTGGATGACTGGGTGACGGAGCTGGAGGGGGCGGAGGCGATCGTCAATTTCACGGGGCGGAGCGTCAATTGCCTTTACACCCGAAAGAATCGGGAAGAGATCATGAATTCGCGACTGGACTCCGTTCGGGCCCTTCATCACGCCCTCCGACAGTGTCAACAGCCGCCGAAGGTGTTCATTCAGGCGGGGTCACTGGCCATCTTCGGGGATACCCGTGAGGAATGTGACGAAGAGGCTCCCCATGGCGAGGGATTCTCGGTGGAAGTGTGTCAACGGTGGGAGGAAGCCTTTTTTGCGGAGAACCACCCGCAGACACGACAGGTGCTGCTGCGGATCGGCTTTGTGCTGGGCCGGGACGGCGGTGCTCTGGAACCGCTCTCCAAACTGGCCCGCTACGGTCTCGGGGGAAAGATCGGATCAGGAGAACAGTACATCAGTTGGATCCATCTGGAGGACCTGAATGCCATGATCCGATATGCCCTGGACCATCCCCTGGAAGGAATCTACAATGCCACTGGTCCCGCTCCGGTGACCAATGAAAGCTTCATGGCCGCCTTGCGAAAAGCGATGGGCAAAGGCTGGGCACCGCCGGCCCCCGCCCCTTTGGTCCGGTTGGGCGCGGTTCTGGTGATGCGGGCGGATCCCGGACTGGCCCTCACCGGACGCAACTGCATCCCCAAGCGTTTTCAGGAGGCAGGCTTCCACTTTCGCCACACTGACCTGGAGGAGACGTTGCGGGAACTGGTGTGA
- the proS gene encoding proline--tRNA ligase, which produces MADEKKFVKEITPQSEDFSRWYIDVIRKGDLMDYTPVRGCIVFKPDGFELWERIQEAMDRRFKETGHRNAYFPMLIPESFLQKEKEHVEGFNPELPWVTEAAGEKLEERLALRPTSETMIGHMYSQWIHSHRDLPVLINQWANVFRWEKRTMPFLRTSEFLWQEGHTAHATEGEARQETMQMLEIYREVVEQVLAIPVWKGQKTPSERFAGAVETYSIEAMMKDGKAVQAGTSHYLGENFAKGFDIKFLDRDNQLKYVHTTSWGTSTRLIGSMIMVHGDDRGLALPPRVAPTQVVMIPVGPVKLREKVMERFDPLFDDLQAAGVRVRADLREETPGWKFNEWEMRGVPLRLEIGPRDVDKGEVVLARRDTGEKMAVAIDQAVEKIGELLEEIQENMFQKALSFRNDHSHLHINTLEELKGHITRAEKEAKVAGWVLAGWCGEDACESKVKEETKFTSRNIPFEPPVTKETCIACGQKAQHTVWFSRAY; this is translated from the coding sequence ATGGCCGATGAGAAAAAATTTGTAAAGGAGATCACCCCGCAGTCGGAGGATTTCTCCCGCTGGTATATCGATGTGATCCGAAAAGGTGACTTGATGGATTATACCCCCGTCCGCGGTTGCATCGTGTTCAAGCCGGACGGTTTTGAGTTGTGGGAGCGGATCCAGGAGGCGATGGATCGGCGGTTCAAGGAGACGGGCCATCGGAATGCCTATTTTCCGATGTTGATTCCGGAATCTTTTTTGCAAAAAGAGAAAGAGCATGTGGAGGGCTTTAATCCCGAGTTGCCCTGGGTGACTGAAGCCGCCGGTGAAAAACTGGAGGAGCGCCTGGCCCTGCGTCCCACTTCGGAGACGATGATCGGCCACATGTACAGCCAGTGGATCCACAGCCACCGGGACCTGCCGGTGTTGATCAACCAATGGGCCAATGTGTTCCGGTGGGAGAAGCGGACCATGCCCTTTCTGCGAACCTCGGAATTTCTCTGGCAGGAAGGACATACCGCCCATGCCACTGAGGGGGAAGCCCGCCAAGAGACGATGCAGATGCTGGAGATCTACAGGGAAGTGGTGGAACAAGTTTTGGCCATTCCGGTCTGGAAAGGGCAAAAGACACCCAGTGAACGGTTTGCCGGTGCAGTGGAGACTTATTCCATCGAAGCGATGATGAAAGACGGCAAGGCGGTCCAGGCCGGCACTTCCCACTATCTCGGGGAAAATTTCGCCAAGGGATTCGATATTAAATTCCTGGACCGGGACAACCAGCTGAAATATGTACACACCACCTCCTGGGGCACTTCCACCCGCCTGATCGGCTCCATGATCATGGTCCACGGCGATGACCGCGGACTGGCCCTGCCGCCCCGCGTGGCCCCGACACAGGTGGTGATGATCCCTGTCGGTCCCGTCAAGCTGAGGGAGAAAGTGATGGAGCGATTCGACCCGCTGTTCGATGATCTCCAGGCGGCGGGAGTGCGCGTGCGGGCCGACTTGCGGGAGGAGACGCCGGGTTGGAAGTTTAACGAATGGGAGATGCGCGGCGTTCCCCTCCGCCTGGAAATCGGGCCCCGGGATGTGGACAAGGGGGAAGTGGTGTTGGCCCGCCGGGACACCGGGGAGAAGATGGCAGTGGCAATCGATCAGGCAGTGGAGAAGATCGGTGAACTGCTGGAAGAGATCCAGGAGAATATGTTCCAAAAAGCGCTCTCTTTCCGGAATGACCACTCCCATCTGCACATCAACACGCTGGAGGAACTGAAAGGGCATATCACCCGAGCGGAGAAGGAAGCCAAGGTTGCCGGCTGGGTGTTGGCCGGCTGGTGCGGTGAGGACGCCTGTGAGTCCAAGGTGAAGGAAGAGACCAAATTCACTTCCCGCAACATCCCCTTTGAACCCCCGGTCACCAAGGAGACCTGTATCGCCTGCGGCCAAAAGGCCCAACATACCGTCTGGTTCTCCCGGGCGTATTAA
- a CDS encoding heptaprenylglyceryl phosphate synthase — protein sequence MGYFPGNHGEAFLFPPFLVVYNGPEWKERLWEDEHLLTERMKTWRHVFKLDPNRTLSESALEKVCTSGTDAVIVGGTDGVTYQNSRDLIERVAEYPVECVQEISAESAVVPGVDGYLIPVVLNSGSLRWVVEAQQRAIRKYGDWIPWQDVAALGYVVLNPESKVARLTESRTELETADLTAYGRLAESLFRMPALYVEYSGVYGDERMVRAARRVLENARLFYGGGISREDQARAMGREADTVVVGNLVYQNPEAALESVRWVKETEANGVSRD from the coding sequence GTGGGATATTTCCCCGGGAATCATGGCGAAGCGTTCCTTTTTCCCCCTTTCCTTGTCGTGTATAATGGTCCTGAATGGAAAGAGCGGCTGTGGGAGGATGAGCATTTGCTGACAGAACGCATGAAAACATGGCGACATGTGTTTAAACTGGATCCCAACCGGACCCTGTCCGAGAGTGCCTTGGAAAAGGTGTGCACCAGTGGCACCGATGCGGTGATCGTGGGTGGGACAGATGGTGTCACCTACCAAAATTCCCGGGATCTGATCGAGCGGGTCGCTGAATACCCGGTGGAATGTGTCCAGGAAATCTCCGCTGAATCGGCTGTCGTCCCCGGTGTGGACGGCTATCTGATCCCCGTCGTCCTCAACTCCGGATCCCTCCGGTGGGTGGTGGAGGCACAACAGCGGGCGATCCGTAAGTACGGAGACTGGATTCCCTGGCAGGATGTGGCCGCACTCGGCTATGTGGTGCTCAATCCCGAATCCAAGGTGGCCCGCCTGACGGAAAGCCGGACTGAGCTGGAAACCGCCGACTTGACGGCTTACGGCCGACTGGCGGAATCCTTGTTCAGGATGCCCGCCCTGTATGTGGAGTACAGCGGTGTGTACGGCGATGAGAGGATGGTGCGGGCGGCGCGCCGAGTGTTGGAGAATGCCCGGCTGTTTTACGGGGGCGGGATCTCCCGGGAAGACCAGGCCCGGGCGATGGGCCGGGAGGCCGACACTGTGGTCGTGGGCAATCTGGTTTATCAAAACCCGGAGGCGGCGCTGGAGTCCGTCCGCTGGGTCAAGGAAACGGAAGCGAACGGAGTATCGAGGGATTAG